From a region of the Saccharomyces cerevisiae S288C chromosome IX, complete sequence genome:
- the DAL81 gene encoding Dal81p (Positive regulator of genes in multiple nitrogen degradation pathways; contains DNA binding domain but does not appear to bind the dodecanucleotide sequence present in the promoter region of many genes involved in allantoin catabolism) has product MDPHQSPADNAASPTKSVKATTKNSSTNNNVNSNNSNNNSNHDILNFNDNYTTILQHLANDHPNILREKGGSQQQQHQQQQQQQQQQQQQQQQQSLDTLLHHYQSLLSKSDNAIAFDDNVSNSADHNGSNSNNNNNNNDISSPGNLMGSCNQCRLKKTKCNYFPDLGNCLECETSRTKCTFSIAPNYLKRTSSGANNNMPTSSNSKRMKNFEDYSNRLPSSMLYRHQQQQQQQQQQQRIQYPRSSFFVGPASVFDLNLTKHVRLDNVDQIQLSKTLSLRKVSPTAQFILQDDFDTTLHSKQEYEVDLVENLVHPHGHLLVEIFFKLIHPFLPILHERVFLEKYSRSYRELTAPLLASIYSLALQYWDFHPALLGFPKPDVTAQLNNIALETFYARVGRPKLSIIQTGLLILQCRSECHNNWVLCSSVVALAEELGLGVECNDWKLPKWEKDLRKRLAWAVWLMDKWCALNEGRQSHLILGRNWMIKLLNFDDFPLNSPTILNSLQNDQSGSSPSSSNDVKNHQIAFGNLPIFNINPTLEDFKNGTLMFQQMVSLSIILGEIMDTFYTQGSMTINKSIEQVLKLAKPLQLKLREWYHSLPKNLSMSYATPQKLNSNSTLTLAYFATEITLHRKIICALNPQTPKELVQVCRTAARTRLVAAIEFIRDLKNEHINAFWYNCSTGNLMLIGTFAALLYVTSATKEEAMIFRDYVRNYTWVLKIGSKYFDKLSNALNNMHLLFAQIPGLLTDEPVVVSPNSNINSVNPQRSGVQSQIPIQFNVGSPAMTEQGSPLNQWKNLPQEILQQLNSFPNGTTSTTTPVNPTSRQTQLESQGSPAINSANNNSNNTPLPFAPNKSSKKTSQSSPNVTPSHMSRHPPSNTSSPRVNSSTNVNSNTQMNASPLTSINETRQESGDAADEKTAGRERTANEESSTELKDDNPNSNQETSATGNQTIKMNDDKNVTINTRETPL; this is encoded by the coding sequence ATGGACCCTCACCAATCACCAGCTGATAATGCCGCATCGCCTACGAAGAGCGTGAAGGCAACCACTAAAAATTCGTCCACGAATAATAATGTCAatagcaacaacagcaataaTAACAGTAACCATGATATACTGAATTTTAATGATAACTATACTACCATTCTGCAACATTTGGCAAACGACCATCCTAATATACTGAGGGAGAAAGGAGGAtcacaacaacaacagcatcagcagcagcaacaacagcaacaacagcagcaacaacagcagcaacaacagaGCCTGGATACCCTTTTGCACCATTATCAAAGTTTACTCTCCAAGAGTGATAATGCAATAGCCTTTGATGACAATGTTAGTAACAGCGCAGATCATAATGGCAGTAATagcaacaataataacaacaataatgacATATCTAGTCCCGGTAATCTGATGGGATCTTGCAATCAATGTAgattaaagaaaacaaagtGCAACTATTTTCCCGACCTAGGCAACTGTCTCGAATGTGAAACGTCAAGAACTAAATGCACCTTCAGTATTGCTCcaaattatttgaaaagaacgTCCTCTGGGGCAAACAATAACATGCCAACCTCTTCAAACTCCAAacgaatgaaaaattttgaagactATTCGAATCGCTTACCCAGTAGCATGCTCTATAGACatcaacagcagcagcaacagcaacagcagcaacagcgTATACAATACCCCAGATCCTCTTTTTTCGTCGGTCCGGCCTCAGTTTTCGATTTGAACTTGACCAAGCATGTAAGACTAGATAATGTTGACCAAATACAGCTATCAAAAACTTTATCATTAAGAAAGGTGTCTCCTACCGCACAGTTTATTCTTCAGGACGATTTTGACACGACCCTTCATAGTAAGCAAGAATACGAAGTTGATTTGGTCGAAAATCTGGTACATCCGCACGGTCACCTTTTAGTAGagattttcttcaaattgattcatccttttcttccaattttaCACGAACGTgtatttttggaaaagtaTTCTAGATCTTATAGAGAACTCACTGCGCCTTTACTGGCATCCATTTACTCACTGGCATTACAATATTGGGATTTTCATCCTGCACTTTTGGGGTTCCCTAAACCCGATGTAACTGCTCAACTAAACAATATCGCATTGGAAACATTTTATGCTCGAGTTGGAAGGCCAAAATTGAGCATTATACAAACAGGCCTTTTGATTTTGCAATGCCGTAGTGAATGTCATAACAACTGGGTCCTCTGCTCCAGCGTAGTGGCCCTTGCAGAGGAATTGGGGCTCGGGGTTGAATGTAATGATTGGAAACTTCCCAAATGGGAAAAAGATTTGAGAAAGAGATTAGCGTGGGCAGTTTGGTTGATGGATAAATGGTGTGCATTAAACGAAGGTAGACAATCCCATTTAATTTTAGGTAGGAACTGGATGATCAAGCTATTAAACTTTGATGATTTTCCTCTGAATTCGCCCACTATTTTAAATTCCTTGCAAAATGACCAGTCGGGGTCTTCACCCTCGTCATCAAATGATGTGAAAAACCATCAGATAGCATTTGGTAACTTGCCCATATTTAACATAAACCCCACTTTAGAAGATTTCAAGAATGGAACGCTTATGTTTCAACAAATGGTTTCCTTGAGTATAATTCTTGGGGAAATCATGGACACATTTTACACTCAGGGATCCATgacaataaacaaaagcATTGAACAGGTATTGAAACTGGCAAAGCCGTTGCAACTGAAATTAAGAGAATGGTACCATTCCCTACCCAAGAATTTGTCAATGAGTTATGCCACGCCACAAAAATTGAACTCAAATTCAACTTTAACTCTAGCTTATTTTGCCACGGAAATTACGTTACATAGGAAAATTATCTGTGCCTTGAATCCTCAAACTCCAAAGGAACTGGTTCAAGTATGCAGGACTGCTGCAAGAACCAGGCTTGTAGCAGCAATTGAATTTATAAGAGATCTAAAAAACGAACATATTAATGCTTTTTGGTATAACTGCTCAACTGGAAATCTGATGCTAATTGGAACATTTGCTGCCCTGCTGTATGTGACTTCAGCTACGAAGGAAGAGGCTATGATTTTCAGAGATTATGTTAGAAATTATACCTGGGTATTGAAGATAGGTTCCAAATACTTTGATAAACTATCGAATGCTTTGAATAATATGCATTTACTATTTGCACAAATTCCTGGTCTTCTGACCGATGAACCGGTGGTCGTGAGCCCTAACTCTAACATCAATTCCGTTAACCCACAAAGGTCAGGTGTACAATCGCAAATCCCAATACAATTTAACGTGGGATCACCTGCCATGACCGAGCAAGGATCTCCTTTAAACCAGTGGAAGAATTTGCCCCAGGAAATCTTGCAACAACTAAACTCCTTTCCCAACGGTACGACCAGTACAACAACGCCAGTAAACCCCACTTCCAGACAAACACAACTAGAATCGCAGGGAAGTCCAGCCATAAATAGTGctaataataatagcaacAACACGCCTTTACCATTTGCGCCAAATAAGTCTTCTAAAAAAACTTCACAATCTTCACCAAATGTTACGCCCTCTCATATGAGCAGACACCCCCCCTCTAATACATCTTCACCAAGAGTCAATTCCAGCACAAATGTCAACTCTAATACACAAAT